The following are encoded in a window of Castanea sativa cultivar Marrone di Chiusa Pesio chromosome 5, ASM4071231v1 genomic DNA:
- the LOC142634613 gene encoding uncharacterized protein LOC142634613, with amino-acid sequence MFNRLRKYQLKMNPRKCAFGVTSGKFLGFIVRHRGIEIDQSKIEAIQKMPKPKNLQELRGLQGKLAYIRRFISKLAGRCQPFNRLMKKVAHFEWDEASIKGQVLASFLADHPVSSDWVFSDDFLDEDMFYIEVMLPWMMFFDGAARQEGAGAGVVFISPQRQILLYSFSSSKLCSNNVAEYQALIIGLQMAIEIGISQLEIFRDSKLIINQILEQYNVKKEDLVPYCKYAKKLLANLEGLDAIGPLPKSSGVHLYILAATDYFSKWAKAVPLREVKKEMVVNFIRTPLIYRYGVPWYIVIDNGKPFHNRLITVQLLYVQCPSEWISRSF; translated from the exons ATGTTCAATCGCTTAAGAAAATATCAGCTTAAAATGAACCCCCGCAAATGCGCTTTCGGCGTAACATCTgggaaatttcttggtttcattGTGAGGCACCGCGGTATTGAAATTGACCAGTCCAAAATTGAAGCTATCCAGAAAATGCCAAAGCCCAAGAACCTGCAAGAACTTAGAGGCTTGCAAGGAAAACTAGCTTACATACGACGATTTATCTCAAAATTGGCAGGTCGATGTCAACCTTTCAATAGATTGATGAAGAAGGTTGCACACTTTGAATGGGATGAGGCTT CTATCAAAGGACAAGTATTGGCAAGTTTCTTAGCTGATCACCCAGTTTCATCTGATTGGGTGTTCTCTGATGATTTCCTAGATGAAGACAtgttttacattgaagtaatgctaccatggatgatgtttttTGATGGGGCTGCACGTCAGGAAGGAGCGGGGGCAGGTGTAGTGTTTATTTCTCCACAACGACAAATACTTCTATACTCGTTCTCATCAAGCAAACTTTGCTCTAACAATGTAGCCGAATATCAAGCATTGATCATTGGTCTACAAATGGCCATTGAGATCGGCATATCGCAACTCGAGATCTTTAgggattccaaattaattatcaaccaaatctTGGAGCAGTATAATGTCAAGAAGGAAGACCTTGTCCCTTATTGCAAATATGCGAAGAAGTTGCTCGCAAATTTGGAG GGGCTTGATGCAATAggaccattaccaaaatcatcCGGTGTCCATTTGTACATCTTGGCTGCAACTGATTACTTCTCGAAATGGGCAAAAGCTGTGCCTCTTAGGGAAGTGAAGAAAGAAATGGTGGTCAATTTCATTCGAACTCCCTTGATCTATCGGTATGGTGTCCCTTGGTATATCGTAATTGATAATGGCAAACCATTTCACAATAGGCTAATAACAGTACAACTCCTCTATGTACAA